In the Candidatus Cloacimonas acidaminovorans str. Evry genome, one interval contains:
- a CDS encoding YdbT family protein, whose amino-acid sequence MPREIKVKSIRNELPATYRYSPWMRLIMLFVALAICIYAIFFFVKFVTGTTPMFFKVLPLIILFVALDSVFKQLTSLYSVTFYEDRICFGFLGKPKLIIPYENITSIDLTKQISFSIILKYKDKDREKIFKTSASFPKILEILLNLADFAPQAQLNDLLGKVVNNLRNLVGKSETEQV is encoded by the coding sequence ATGCCACGTGAAATTAAGGTAAAATCAATCCGTAACGAATTGCCAGCCACTTATCGTTATTCGCCCTGGATGCGATTAATTATGTTATTCGTGGCTTTGGCAATTTGTATCTATGCAATCTTTTTCTTTGTGAAATTTGTGACTGGCACTACGCCAATGTTTTTTAAGGTTCTGCCTTTAATTATTCTGTTTGTAGCGTTGGATTCGGTGTTCAAACAACTTACTTCTTTGTATAGTGTAACTTTTTATGAAGATAGAATTTGTTTTGGATTTTTAGGTAAACCCAAACTCATTATTCCTTATGAAAATATAACTTCTATTGATTTGACGAAACAGATTTCCTTCAGCATTATTTTGAAATACAAAGATAAAGACAGGGAAAAGATATTCAAGACCTCAGCTTCATTTCCTAAAATCCTGGAGATTTTGCTTAACCTGGCTGATTTTGCCCCCCAAGCTCAATTGAATGATTTATTGGGTAAAGTTGTTAACAATTTAAGAAATTTGGTAGGAAAAAGTGAAACAGAACAGGTTTGA
- a CDS encoding PHP domain-containing protein encodes MIVKEINDIQRVNLHLHTNVSDGNISPKELIKRAQEIGLDLISITDHDTADAYTQIPDNILPLRILPGMEISSLYKGDDVHILAYGCDFNNSALRAMTEMYLNGRKERAKKMIKLLADMGMPISLEEVIAIAGSRELIVRPHIAQVLVNHKFCQTRNEAFEKYIGDNKPAYVPKPEVSVVDVISIIHQADGFAVIAHPGKLTKLSYLEDIIKMGIDGLEVWHPDHYQWEIENFIKIATEKGLFMTGGSDYHSEQDKHNLFDIIPLPEVVLTSIKKLWKEYQCHVKLR; translated from the coding sequence ATGATAGTAAAAGAAATAAATGACATTCAGCGTGTTAATCTGCATTTGCATACTAATGTGTCTGACGGAAACATAAGCCCTAAGGAACTGATAAAACGCGCTCAGGAAATTGGTTTGGATTTAATTTCCATAACTGACCACGATACAGCAGATGCCTATACGCAAATTCCGGATAATATATTGCCTCTCAGAATCTTACCTGGAATGGAAATAAGTTCTCTGTATAAAGGTGATGATGTGCATATTCTGGCTTATGGCTGTGATTTTAATAATTCTGCTTTACGAGCTATGACAGAAATGTATTTGAACGGCAGAAAAGAACGCGCCAAAAAAATGATTAAATTGCTGGCAGATATGGGTATGCCAATATCTTTGGAAGAAGTAATTGCCATTGCCGGGAGCAGAGAATTAATTGTGCGTCCTCATATTGCTCAGGTTTTGGTGAATCATAAGTTTTGCCAAACGAGGAATGAAGCATTTGAAAAATATATCGGGGATAACAAACCTGCTTATGTTCCCAAGCCGGAGGTTTCTGTTGTTGATGTAATTTCTATTATTCATCAGGCAGATGGCTTCGCTGTTATTGCTCATCCTGGAAAACTGACAAAATTATCCTATTTGGAAGATATTATTAAAATGGGCATTGACGGTTTGGAGGTTTGGCATCCCGACCATTATCAATGGGAAATAGAAAATTTCATCAAAATTGCAACGGAAAAAGGACTGTTTATGACAGGAGGAAGTGATTATCACAGCGAACAGGATAAACATAATTTGTTTGATATTATTCCCCTGCCGGAAGTTGTCCTCACCAGCATAAAAAAACTTTGGAAGGAATATCAATGCCACGTGAAATTAAGGTAA
- a CDS encoding class I SAM-dependent methyltransferase: MEYDPIKNRLAKAIDMFPALRKLVYMAFNLIFLRQRYVLKEIRNLFREPDKIDLYDAGAGFCQYSAYVLSHWFNSNAFATDLKTDYLRSFSAYADIYYPGRFTYKTADLQTFIPSQKFNLALAIDIMEHIENDVSALNNLYNALEKKGYLLLSTPSDLYETAKFTSEHIRAGYNKKELENKLNRIGFRIIKSIYTYGTYGALSWKLLIKIPLQLISKKLYPLLPLYYLLVYPLAEILMRLDMKTDNKQGTGILIVAQKP; encoded by the coding sequence ATGGAATACGACCCTATAAAAAACCGTCTGGCAAAAGCTATTGATATGTTTCCTGCTTTACGCAAACTTGTTTATATGGCTTTTAACCTTATTTTTCTCCGCCAGAGGTATGTTCTGAAAGAGATTCGCAATTTGTTCCGGGAACCAGACAAAATAGATTTATATGATGCCGGAGCCGGCTTTTGTCAGTATTCCGCTTATGTTTTATCGCATTGGTTCAATTCCAATGCTTTTGCTACAGACCTGAAAACCGATTATTTAAGGTCCTTTTCTGCATACGCGGATATTTATTATCCAGGCAGGTTCACATATAAAACAGCCGATTTACAAACTTTTATACCTTCCCAAAAGTTTAATTTGGCTTTAGCAATTGATATTATGGAACATATTGAAAATGATGTTTCCGCCCTGAATAATTTGTATAATGCCCTGGAAAAAAAGGGATATTTGCTTCTTTCTACTCCGTCAGACCTATATGAAACAGCAAAATTTACTTCCGAACACATTCGTGCTGGCTATAATAAAAAGGAACTGGAAAATAAACTGAACCGGATTGGCTTCAGAATTATTAAATCTATTTATACTTATGGAACTTATGGCGCTTTATCCTGGAAATTATTAATTAAAATACCCCTTCAGCTGATTTCTAAAAAACTTTATCCTCTTCTGCCTTTGTATTATCTTCTTGTTTATCCCTTAGCTGAAATCTTAATGCGTTTGGATATGAAGACAGATAACAAACAGGGAACAGGAATTCTGATTGTTGCTCAAAAACCTTGA